GACCGCGGGCGCGGCGATGCTGGGGTACTGGTTGATCGGCAGTTTCAGGATCGACAGGCCGCCAGCGAGCATGATCACCAGCGCGATCACCCAGGCGAAGATCGGGCGATCGATGAAGAATCTGGACATCTGGAGGCTCCTTAGTGGCTCTTGGCCAGGCCGTCGCCGGACGCTTGCGGGTTGGCCACGTTGGTGGCCGGGGAGGCTTCCACCTCGGCGCCCGGGCGGACGAACTGCAGGCCCTCGGTGATCAGGCGATCCCCCGGGTTCAGGCCTTCGCTCACCAGCCAGCGGTCGCCGACGGTGCGTTGGGCCTTGAGCTGGCGCAGTTCCACCTTGTTCTCGGCATTCACCACCAGGGCGGTGGCCTGGCCCTTGAGGTCGCGGGTGATGCCCTGTTGCGGCGCGAGGATGGCCTCCTGCTTCACCGCCGAGTTGAGCCGGGCGTGGACGAACATGCCGGGCAGCAGGGTGTGGTCGGGGTTGGGGAACACCGCGCGCAGGGTCACCGAGCCGGTGCCTTCGTCCACCGAGACCTCGGAGAACTCAAGGCTGCCCTTCTGGCTGTACTCGCTGCCGTCCTCGAGGATCAGAGTGACCTTGGCGCTCTTGTCGCCGGACTTCTCCAGCTGGCCGTCGGCCATCTCCTTGCGCAGGCGCAGCAGGTCCGTGGTGGACTGGGTGACGTCGACATAGATGGGATCGAGCTGCTGGATGGTGGCCAGGGCGTTGGCCTGGCCATTGCTGACCAGCGCACCCTCGGTCACCGCCGAGCGGCCGACGCGGCCGGAGATGGGCGCCAGCACCTTGGTGTAGCGCAGGTCGATCCTGGCTTTCTCCAGGGCGGCTTCGGCCTGCAGGCTGGCGGCGCGGGCCTCGTCATAGGCCTGCTTGCTCACCGCCTGGTCCACCACCAGGGTCTTGTAGCGGGACGCCAGGGACTGGGCGGAGGCGAGGCTGGCCTCGGCGCTCTTGAATGTGGCGGAGTAGACCGACGGGTCGATCTGGTACAGCTGCTGGCCCGCCTTCACCTCGCTGCCCTCGGTGAACAGGCGTTTCTGGATGATCCCGTCCACCTGCGGGCGGACCTCGGCGATGCGGTAGGCGCTGGTGCGGCCCGGGAGTTCGGTGGTCAGGGTGAACGCCTGCGGTTGCAGGGTGACGACGCCGACCTTGGGGGTCTGGGCGGGCGGGGGAGCCGAGGCTTCCTGGCAACCGGCGAGGCTGAGCGTGGCCAGGGCGATGGCGGAAACCAAGGCGGCAAAGGCTGGCTTCATGGGCATCTGAAGGGACCTCATTCTTTGGGTGACAACCCTGGGGAAGGGCTGGGCGCAGGGCGAGTTGTGGATTCTTGCGGAGGTGTAAGAATATACTTACATGCGTGAATGTTTGTAAATCGAATATTCCGACACCGATGTCAGATTTTGTTTCTCTGAGTGGGCGATTTTTTCCTTTGTCTCCAGACGGATAGGTTTCAGCGGCACATGGCCAGACGTACCAAAGAAGAAGCCGAAGAGACCCGGGTGCAGATACTCGATGCCACCGAACGGGTCTTCCACGAGAAGGGGGTTTCCCGTGCCTCCCTGGCGGAGATCGCCACCGCCGCCGGCGTGAGCCGGGGCGCCATCTACTGGCATTTCGAGAACAAGACCGACTTGTTCCAGGCGATGCTGGAGCGCATCCGCCTGCCCCTGGAAGAACTGGCACGCGCCAGCGAGCGGGAGGACGAGCCCGATCCGCTGGGGCGCATGCACCAGTTGCTCGTGCGCCTTCTGAAGCGTGTGGAGCTCGACCCTCAAAGCCGGCGCATCCACGAGATCCTCCGCTACAAGGTGGAGTACACCGAGGAACTGGGGGACCTGCACCGTCGCATGCGGGAGCAGAGCATCGAGTGCGACCAGCGCATCGCCAAGGCGCTCTCCAATGCCGTCAGTCGTGGCCAGTTGCCCGCCGGCCTGGATTGTCGCCTCGCCGCCGTCAGCGTCCATGCCTATATGGAGGGGATCCAGACCAACTGGTTGCTGGCGCCCGACGGCTACTCCCTGGCGGACGAGGCGGAGATCCTGGTCGACAGCCTGATGGACATGCTGCGACTAAGTCCGGCGCTGCGCAGGCACGCTCCCTGAGCCCGGCGCGGATCCTGCCCCGGCGATAGCCGGTTGCCGGCAGCGCTGCGGGAGGGGCGCCACTTTTATGGCGCCAATTCATCTCGTTCGTCCCGCACATTTTTTCGCCGTCACCCCCACTTTTCGCCTGGGCCGCTCTGGAATGGGCTTATCAGCGTTAATGAGAACGTCTCTCGTCTCCTTGGCGTGTCGCTGGTCGGGCTTAATCCCGCAGCCGTCCGACGGGTGGGGTGCAGCGCTGGCGATGCGTCGGACTATTGGCTAAGCCTGTCCCTAGGGTTCTGCGGGGGCAGCGCCGTAGTGCTCCTTGGCTTCGAACTATAAGAAGGCGGCCGCGTCCGGGCCGATCCCACCACTCCGCCACTGGAGCGCCGAGATGAAGACTTTCTCGCAGCCCCGATCCGAGTTGTCCGAGATCCTCAACCGCCTGCGCCACACCTTCTATGTGGTGGGTGGCTTCAGCGGGGTCGTCAACCTGCTGATGCTGGCCCCGGCCATCTACATGATGCAGGTGTACGACCGCGTGCTGGCCAGCAGCAACGTCACCACCCTGATGATGCTCACGGCGCTGATCCTCGGGCTCTACCTGCTGATGTCGCTTCTGGAGGTGGTGCGCTCCACGGTGCTGATCCGCCTGGGTAACCGCATGGACATGAGCCTGAACAAGCGCATCTTCAATGCGTCCTTCGAGCGCAACCTGCGGCGAGCCGGCGGCAACCCGGCCCAGGCCCTGCAGGACCTGTCCCAGGTGCGCCAGTTCCTGACCGGCAATGGCCTGTTCGCCTTCTTCGACGCCCCCTGGACGCCCATCTACCTGCTGGTGATCTTCCTCGTGCATCCGTTGCTGGGGATCATCACCCTGGTGGGCTCGGCGATCCTCTTCGGCCTGGCGCTGCTCACCGAGGTGGTGACCCGGGGACCGCTGATGGAGGCCAACCAGGCGGCCATGTCCTCCGGCGCCTTCGCCAACAACAACCTGCGCAACACCGAGGTGATCGAGGCCATGGGGATGCTGCCGGCGATCCGCGAGCGCTGGTTCGGCAGCCACCAGCGCATCCTCGAGAAGCAGACCCTGGCCTCGGACCGCGCAGCCTACATCAACGGTGTCAGCCGCTTCGTGCGGGTCACCATGCAGTCGCTGATCCTCGGCGCGGGCGCCCTGCTGGCGATCAAGGGCGACATCACCGCCGGCATGATGATCGCCAGCTCCATCCTCAGTGGCCGCGCCATGGCCCCGGTGGAGCAGGCCATCGGCGTCTGGAAGCAGTTGCTGTCCGCCCGGGCGTCCTGGGAACGGCTGAACAAGCTGCTGCAGGACTTCCCGGCGCGCAAGGAAGCCATGTCCCTGCCCAAGCCCCTGGGCGCCCTGTCCGTGGAGCAGGCCATGACCGCCGCCCCGGGAGGCGTCTCGACCATCCTGCGTGGCATCAACTTCAACCTGGCGCCCGGCGAAGCGCTTGGCATCATCGGCCCCTCGGCCGCCGGCAAGTCCACCCTGGCGCGCCTGCTGGTGGGCGTCTGGCCGGCGCAGGGTGGAAAGGTGCGGCTCGACGGCGCCGATATCTTCCTCTGGAACAAGGAGGAACTGGGGCCCTCCATCGGCTACCTGCCCCAGGACGTGGAGCTGTTCGAAGGCACCATCGCCGAGAACATCTCCCGCTTTGGCGAGCTGGACAGCGAGGCGATCATCCTGGCGGCCAAGCGCGCCGGGGTCCATGACATGATCCTGCGTTTCGACAAGGGCTACGACACGCCCCTGGCCGGTGACGGCAGCCCGCTCTCCGGCGGCCAGAAGCAGCGCATCGCCCTGGCCCGGGCCATCTATGGCGACCCCTCGCTGATCGTGCTGGACGAGCCCAACGCCAACCTCGACGACCTCGGCGAGGCGGCACTGGTGGAGGCCATCCTCGACCTGAAGAAACGGGGCAAGACCCTGGTCCTGATTTCCCACAGACCCAGCGTGCTCAGCACGGTGGACAAGGTGCTGCTGCTGCGCGACGGCGGCGTGCAGCTGTTCGGTCCCCGCGAGGAAGTCTTCGCGGCCCTGCGCCAGGCCAGCGTCATGCCTTCCGTGGGCACCCCCAACCTGGCGTCGATGCGGGCGAAGGAGTAATCCATCATGCAAGCGGCAAGCGAAAGCAAGGCCCTGGTCAAGGTCGAGGAACCGGCACAGGTGGACATGGACGACCGCCGTCCTGCCCGCTGGGGCGTCGGCCTGGTGCTGGCCGGCTTCGGCGGCTTCCTCGTCTGGGCGCTGGTGGCGCCCCTGGACGCCGGGGTGGTGGCCAATGCTACGGTCAACGTGACCAATGCCCGCAAGACGGTGCAGCACCTCACCGGCGGCACCGTGTCGGCGATCCTGGTGCGTGAGGGGGACAAGGTGCGCGCCGGCCAGGAGCTGGCCCGCCTGGACCCGACCCAGGCCATCGCCGAGCAGGGGGCGCTGAGCTCCCAGTACATAGTCGCCAAGACCGTGGAGGACCGCCTGGTGGCCGAGCGCGATGGCGCCGACACCGTCACCTTCACCTCGGAACTGCTGGAGCGCTTCGGCGGTGATCCGCGCCTGATGGAGGCCGTCGCCCTGCAGCAGCGCCTGTTCCAGACCCGGCGCAAGGCACTGCTGGGCGAGATCAGCATCCTCCATGAGAACCTCAATGGCGCCGAGGAGCAGCTCAAGGGCCTGCGTCAGGTGCAGGGGACCCGCGCCCGGCAGGCCAGTCTGCTGGAACAGGAGCTGGAGGGGGTTCGCAGCCTGGCGGCCGAAGGCTACATCCCGCGCAACCGCATGCTGGAGCTGGAGCGCAGCGCGTCCGAGCTGAACGGCGCCCTGGCGCAGAACGTCGCCGACATCGGCCGGACCCGCAACCAGATCGCCGAGCTCAAGCTGCGTATTCTCCAGCGCGAGCAGGACTTCCAGAAGGAAGTGGAGTCCCAGCTCACCGATATCCAGCGGGAGACCACCTCCCTCGCCGAACGCCTGCGCTCGGTGGACTACCAGGTGGACAACACCGTGATCCGCTCCCCCATCGACGGCATCGTCCTGGGGCTGAATATCGCCACCGTGGGGGGGGTGATCCAGCCCGGCGCGCCGATCATGGACGTGGTGCCGGACAAGGAGCCTTTGCAGGTGGATGCCCAGGTGCCGGTCCAGGCCATCGACAAGATGGTGCCCGGCCTGCCGGTGGACATTGCCTTCCCGGCCTTCAACCACGCGCAGACGCCCAATATTCCCGGTCGCGTGCTGACGGTGGCCGCCGACCGCCTGGTGGACGAGGCCAGCAAGCAGCCCTACTACCTCGCCCAGGTGGAGGTGACCGCGGAGGGCATGAAATTGCTCGGTCCGAACAATATCCGTGCGGGAATGCCGGCTACAGTGACTATCAAGACCGGTGAACGCAGCCTGATGAGCTACCTGATGAAACCCCTGCTGAGCCGGGTCGGAAACGCATTCAAGGAGCAGTGACATGAGCCCCCGGAAGGCCCTCGCGGGATTACTTGGAATCGTTGCCCTGCCGGTGTCGGCCATGGACCTGGCGGAAGCCTGGAACGTCTATCAGATCCAGGGGCCGACCTACCTCGCCTCGGTGCACGAGCGCCAGGCTGGCCAGGAGTACAAGGAGCTGGGCAAGGCCGGGCTGCTGCCCAGCATCAACGCCACCGCGTACTGGAAGCGCGTGGACGGTACCAGCGAGCAGGAGAACCTCCTTGGGCGCAGCGTCGAGAGTGACCTGGATTACGACTCGCGGGGCGCGGTGGTGGAGTTGCGCCAGCCGCTGTTCAACAAGCAGCGCATGGCCGAGTACCGCCAGGGCAACCAGCGGACCCTGTTCAGCGATGCGGTGTTCGACGCCAAGACCCAGGAGTCGGCGGTGAGCCTCGCCAGCCGCTACTTCGCCGTGCTGCTGGCGCTGGAGACCATCGAGCTGGCCAAGGTGAAACTGAAGAACCTGGAGGAGCAGGTGCAGTCCGCCAAGCGCCGTTTCGACCTTGGCGACGGTACCGTGATCGACGTCGACCAGGCCTCCGCCCGGCGCGACCTGGCCCGGGCCGAACTGATCGAGGCCGAGGACAACCTGCTGGTGGCCCGCCGCCTGCTGCAGGAGTTGCTGGGCGTGGTGCCGGAGCAGATGTCCACCCTGCGCACCGACTTTCCCACGCCGCCGCTGGAGCCGCCGTCGCTCCAGGACTGGCTCAACGACGCCAAGGCGAACAACCCCGCCATCATCGCTCGCCGCCATAGCGTCGATATCGCCGACCAGGAGGTGAAGCGCGCCAGCGCTGGGCACTGGCCCACCCTGGACTTCGTCGCCGCCTACAACGACACCGAGAGTGACTCGGTCTCCACCCAGGACCAGCACAACAAGTACGGCTCGGTGGGCGTCGAACTGCGGATGCCGATCTTCGCCGGTGGCGCCACCAACGCCCAGGTGCGCCAGGCGTCGGCCAACCGCGAACTGGCCAACGACCAGCTCAACTCCAGCCGGGAGGAAGTGCTCTCCGGCACGACCCGCGAGTTTCGCGGGGTGCAGAGCGGCGAGCAGCGTATCCGGGCACTGGAGCAGGCGGTGATCTCCAGCGAGCGGGCCCAGGACTCGGCCCGCAAGGGCTTCCGGGCCGGCACCAGCACCAACCTGGATATCCTCAATGCCGAGGAACAGGCCTTCATCGCCCGGCGCGACCTGCTGGAGGCCAAACTGCGCTACCTGCTGTCGCGGTTGCGCCTTGCCGCGTCGGTGGGGTCGCTGGGGGGCGATGATATCCAGCGGGCCAACGACTACCTGGGCCCCTCGATCTCGATGCAGCAGTGAGTTTCCCGTTCAGCGTGCGGCGCTGACACCCTCCAGGGTGGCGAAGGAGGTGTCCTTGGCGGTCAGCAGGAAATCGCGCATGAAGGGCGCATCCAGCATGTCCGCACGGATGGCGGCATGGAGGGTGCAGTACAGCCCTTTCTCGCCCAGGCGCCGGGCCGTGACATAACCCCGGGAACTGTATTCGTGCAGCGCCCAGTTGGGCAGGGCGCACACGCCCCGGCCACTGGCCACCAGCTGCATCATCATCACCGTGAGCTCCGAAGTGCGGACCTGGGCCGGCTCCACATCCGCCGGTTCGAGGAAACGGGTGAAGATGTCCAGGCGATCCCGCTCGATCGGGTAGGTGATCAGGGTTTCCGATTCCAGGTCTTCCGGCGTCACGAAGGGGCGGCTGGCCAGAGGGTGCTGGTTGGCCACGGCCAGCAGGGCTTCGTAGGTGAACAGCGGTACGTAGGTGATGCCGGCCAGGTCGATCGGGTCGGAGGTCACCACCAGGTCCAGGTCACCCCGGGCCAGGGCCGGCAAGGGGGCGAAGGAAAAGCCTGAGGCCAGGTCCAGTTCCACTTCCGGCCAGGCATCGCGGAACTGGTCGATGGTGGGCATCAGCCACTGGAAGCAGCTGTGGCACTCGATGGCCATGTGCAGGCGGCCGGCGGTGCCGCCGGCGAGCCGCGCCAGGTCACGCTCGGCGCCGCGCAACTGGGGCAGGACGCTGTCGGCCAGTTGCAGGAGGCGCAGGCCGGCACTGGTGAAACGCACCGGCTTGGTCTTGCGCACGAACAGCGGCATGCCGAGGCGTTCCTCCAGCTCCTTGAACTGGTGGGAGAGGGCCGACTGGGTCAGGTGCAGGCGCTCGGCGGCTTCCACCAGGCTGTCGGCTTCGCGCAGGGCGTGCAGGGTCTTGAGATGGCGCAGCTCGAGCACGGGGCGGTTCTCCATGAGGAAAATTCTAGATAAATGATGATTCGTTGAGTTTGTCTCAAGTTGATGCGGCTGTCGACGGGCCCCAGGCGCACCCATCGCGTCGTCCGTCCGTTAATGGCGGGCCGCCGACGACCGTTCGGCGTCCTTCATCAAAGTGTCATGGTTCTGTGGCAGTGCGACGCACGGGAATTCATCAGAATCGCGGTCGACTGGGGTTTTTCGTTCTGGATTTTCGATATGCGTGTGCTGATCCTGCTCGCCGCGCTTCTTTGCGGCGTGCCTTCCTTTGCTTTCGCCACCACCCGCTGCGACGTCACCGTGCCCACGGAAACGGTCGCACTGGGTGAGGTGCGCCTGGCCTACCAGAGCGTGGGCCGGGATCGGGATCCGGCTCTGCTGCTGGTCATGGGGCTGGGCGGGCAACTGATCCACTGGCCCGACGAGGTGGTGCGGCGTCTCTGCCAGAGCGGCTTCCGGGTGATCCGCTTCGACAATCGCGATGTCGGCCTGTCCGCCTGGGTCGGGGCCGCGCCTTCGGTGAACCTGTCTTATGAGGTGGTGCGCTACCGCCTCGGACTGCCGGTGGCGGCGCCCTACGGCCTGCGGGACATGGCCGGGGATGCGTTGCACCTGCTGGATGCCCTGGGGATAGGCGAGGCCCATGTGCTGGGGGCCAGCATGGGCGGGATGATCGCCCAGCACCTGGCGGACATGGCCCCTGAGCGGGTATTGAGCCTGACCCTGGTGATGACCAGTTCCGGTGCCCAGGGGCTGCCGGCGCCCAGCCCCGCGCTGCTGGAACTGCTGGCGCGCCGCGAGGCACCGAGCCGCGAGGTGGCCATTGCGCAGCAGGCGGACCTGCTGGGCGCTCTGGGCAGCCCCGAAGTGGCCGATGATCGGGACCAACTGCTGGAGCAGGCGGCGCGTGCCTACGACCGGTCCTTCGACCCCGAGGGGGTGCAGCGGCAGATGCTGGCGATCCTCGCCGAGCCCAGCCGTGTCGACCTGCTCAACCGCCTGCGCGTGCCGACGCTGGTGGTCCACGGCACTGCCGATCCCTTGCTGCCGGTGATGCATGGTGTGCACGTGGCCGCCCATATCAAGGGCTCGGAGCTGCGGCTGATCCCCGGCCTGGCCCATCGCTTCCAGGAGGCCTTCAAGGAGCCGCTATTGGCGGCGGTGCTGCCCCATCTGCTGGCCCATCGCGCGGAGGGGCATGTGGCGCAGCTTTAGCTGTGGGGGAATCCATTGGCGAGCGAGTGGGCTTGCTCGCGAAGGTCATCACTGCGTTCGCCGGCGAGCCGGCTGCTACGACGTGAGACCCCGCGACGCGTCCTGCAATCCCGGAAACAGGCCTTCGTCTGATCCGGCCTCAAGCCGCATCGGCCCTTGGTCGATGGGGCGGCTGCTGCTGTTTGAGGTACTGGGCCAGCCGCGCCTGCTGGCCGGGGGTCATGAACAGGCCCAGCTTGGTGCGGCGCCAGAGGATGTCCTCGGCGCTCATGGCCCATTCCTCGCGGCACAGGTAATCCACTTCACGGGCATACAGGCCGGCGCCCAGGTGTTCGCCCAGGTCCACCAGCTCCCGCACACCCTCCAGCAGACGCCAGGTGCGGCTGCCATAGAGGCTGGCCCAGCGCCGTGCCAGGCTCGTCGGCAGCCAGCCGTGGCTGGCGCACAAGGTTTCCACCAGGGCGCTGCGGGTCTCCATGCCTTCGCCGCCGGGCAGCGGCGCCTTTGCAGTCCAGGCACCGCCGGCCAACGGAAACCAGGGAGCCAGCTGTTGCAGGGCGGACTCGGCCAGTCGGCGGTAGGTAGTGAGCTTGCCGCCGAAGACCGACAGCAGCGGCGCCTCCCCCGGGTGTCCGGCGAGGGCCAGGGTGTAGTCGCGGGTGACGGCGGACGGGTCGGCGGACTCATCGTCGCAGAGCGGGCGCACGCCGGCGTAGCTGTGGAGGATGTCGTCCTCGGCCAGTTGGCGCTTGAAGTGGCGATTGACCACGTCCAGCAGGTAGCGGGTTTCCTCGGGGGTGATGGCGACGTCCGCCGGATCGCCGTGGTACTCGCGGTCGGTGGTGCCGATCAGGCTGAAGCGCTCCAGGTAGGGAATGACGAAGACGATCCGGCGATCCTCGTTCTGCAGGATGTAGGCCTGTTCACCGTCATGCAGGCGCGGCACGACGATATGGCTGCCCTGGATCAGGCGGATGCCGTAGGGCGCGCGCTGCTTGAGGTCGTGCTCGATGACGCGGGCGACCCAGGGACCTGCGGCGTTGACCAGGGCGCGGGCGCGGATGGACAGCAGGCTGCCATCGGAGCGTTCCAGGTGGATGTGCCAAAGCCCTTTGCTGCGGCGGGCGCTGACGCAGCGAGTGCGGGTGTGGACATGGGCGCCATGCTCCCGGGCGGCCATGGCGTTTAGCACCACCAGGCGGGCATCGTCCACCCAGCAGTCGGAGTATTCGAAGCCCTGGGTGATTTCCGCCTGCAGGGGGCTGCCAGCGCCGAAGCGCAGTCCCCGCGACGCGGGCAGCCGCTCGCGCTTGCCCAGGTGGTCGTAGAGGAACAGACCGGCGCGGATCATCCAGGCCGGGCGCAGGTGCGGGCGGTGGGGGAGGATGAAGCGCATGGGCTTGATGATGTGCGGCGCCTTGGCCAGCAGCACTTCGCGCTCGGCGAGGGCCTCGCGCACCAAGCGGAATTCATGATGTTCCAGGTAGCGCAGGCCACCGTGGATCAGTTTGCTGCTGGCGGATGAGGTGTGTTGCGCGAGGTCGTCCTTTTCGCAAAGGAACACCGACAGGCCGCGTCCGGCCGCGTCGGCGGCGATGCCGGCGCCATTGATGCCGCCGCCGATCACGGCGAGGTCATAGACTTCAGCGATAGGGGAGTGGCTGTGATTCATCGCGGGGCACCGTAATCGAAATCGAACTCTAGATGTTCATTTTCGAAAATAGCCTAGTCGAGTGAACGAAAGATGACCAGCCCGGTCTCGGCCTCGACGCCGGGCGGTCATGGGGGTTCAGGCTGGCGTCGGTCAGACCCGTTCCAGGTGGACCTTGTGCTCGGCGAGGAGGCGGGAAAGGGCGGGGGAGGGCTGGTGGTCGGTGAACAGGCGGTCCACCAGGGCGATGGAGCCCAGGCGAACCAGGGCGTTGCGGCCGAACTTGCTGGAGTCGGCGGCAAGGAATACCTGGCGGGCGTTGTCGATGATGGCCTGGGAGACGCGGACTTCCTGGTAGTCGAAATCCAGCAGGCTGCCGTCTTCGTCGATGCCGCTGATGCCCACCACGGCGTAGTCCACCTTGAACTGGTGGATGAAGTCGACCGCCGCCTGGCCGACGATGCCGCCGTCGCTGCGCACCGTGCCGCCAGCCACCAGGACCTCGAAGTCCGACTTGTCCGCCAGTTGTGCCGCCACATGGAGGTTGTTGGTGATCACCTTCAGGCCCTTGTGGCCCATGAGGGCGCGTGCGATGGCTTCGGTGGTGGTGCCGATGTTGATGAACAGCGAGGCGTGGTCGGGGATGTACTCGGCCACCG
This genomic window from Pseudomonas furukawaii contains:
- a CDS encoding efflux RND transporter periplasmic adaptor subunit; the protein is MPMKPAFAALVSAIALATLSLAGCQEASAPPPAQTPKVGVVTLQPQAFTLTTELPGRTSAYRIAEVRPQVDGIIQKRLFTEGSEVKAGQQLYQIDPSVYSATFKSAEASLASAQSLASRYKTLVVDQAVSKQAYDEARAASLQAEAALEKARIDLRYTKVLAPISGRVGRSAVTEGALVSNGQANALATIQQLDPIYVDVTQSTTDLLRLRKEMADGQLEKSGDKSAKVTLILEDGSEYSQKGSLEFSEVSVDEGTGSVTLRAVFPNPDHTLLPGMFVHARLNSAVKQEAILAPQQGITRDLKGQATALVVNAENKVELRQLKAQRTVGDRWLVSEGLNPGDRLITEGLQFVRPGAEVEASPATNVANPQASGDGLAKSH
- the glpD gene encoding glycerol-3-phosphate dehydrogenase encodes the protein MNHSHSPIAEVYDLAVIGGGINGAGIAADAAGRGLSVFLCEKDDLAQHTSSASSKLIHGGLRYLEHHEFRLVREALAEREVLLAKAPHIIKPMRFILPHRPHLRPAWMIRAGLFLYDHLGKRERLPASRGLRFGAGSPLQAEITQGFEYSDCWVDDARLVVLNAMAAREHGAHVHTRTRCVSARRSKGLWHIHLERSDGSLLSIRARALVNAAGPWVARVIEHDLKQRAPYGIRLIQGSHIVVPRLHDGEQAYILQNEDRRIVFVIPYLERFSLIGTTDREYHGDPADVAITPEETRYLLDVVNRHFKRQLAEDDILHSYAGVRPLCDDESADPSAVTRDYTLALAGHPGEAPLLSVFGGKLTTYRRLAESALQQLAPWFPLAGGAWTAKAPLPGGEGMETRSALVETLCASHGWLPTSLARRWASLYGSRTWRLLEGVRELVDLGEHLGAGLYAREVDYLCREEWAMSAEDILWRRTKLGLFMTPGQQARLAQYLKQQQPPHRPRADAA
- a CDS encoding HlyD family type I secretion periplasmic adaptor subunit, with the protein product MDDRRPARWGVGLVLAGFGGFLVWALVAPLDAGVVANATVNVTNARKTVQHLTGGTVSAILVREGDKVRAGQELARLDPTQAIAEQGALSSQYIVAKTVEDRLVAERDGADTVTFTSELLERFGGDPRLMEAVALQQRLFQTRRKALLGEISILHENLNGAEEQLKGLRQVQGTRARQASLLEQELEGVRSLAAEGYIPRNRMLELERSASELNGALAQNVADIGRTRNQIAELKLRILQREQDFQKEVESQLTDIQRETTSLAERLRSVDYQVDNTVIRSPIDGIVLGLNIATVGGVIQPGAPIMDVVPDKEPLQVDAQVPVQAIDKMVPGLPVDIAFPAFNHAQTPNIPGRVLTVAADRLVDEASKQPYYLAQVEVTAEGMKLLGPNNIRAGMPATVTIKTGERSLMSYLMKPLLSRVGNAFKEQ
- a CDS encoding type I secretion system permease/ATPase → MKTFSQPRSELSEILNRLRHTFYVVGGFSGVVNLLMLAPAIYMMQVYDRVLASSNVTTLMMLTALILGLYLLMSLLEVVRSTVLIRLGNRMDMSLNKRIFNASFERNLRRAGGNPAQALQDLSQVRQFLTGNGLFAFFDAPWTPIYLLVIFLVHPLLGIITLVGSAILFGLALLTEVVTRGPLMEANQAAMSSGAFANNNLRNTEVIEAMGMLPAIRERWFGSHQRILEKQTLASDRAAYINGVSRFVRVTMQSLILGAGALLAIKGDITAGMMIASSILSGRAMAPVEQAIGVWKQLLSARASWERLNKLLQDFPARKEAMSLPKPLGALSVEQAMTAAPGGVSTILRGINFNLAPGEALGIIGPSAAGKSTLARLLVGVWPAQGGKVRLDGADIFLWNKEELGPSIGYLPQDVELFEGTIAENISRFGELDSEAIILAAKRAGVHDMILRFDKGYDTPLAGDGSPLSGGQKQRIALARAIYGDPSLIVLDEPNANLDDLGEAALVEAILDLKKRGKTLVLISHRPSVLSTVDKVLLLRDGGVQLFGPREEVFAALRQASVMPSVGTPNLASMRAKE
- a CDS encoding alpha/beta fold hydrolase gives rise to the protein MRVLILLAALLCGVPSFAFATTRCDVTVPTETVALGEVRLAYQSVGRDRDPALLLVMGLGGQLIHWPDEVVRRLCQSGFRVIRFDNRDVGLSAWVGAAPSVNLSYEVVRYRLGLPVAAPYGLRDMAGDALHLLDALGIGEAHVLGASMGGMIAQHLADMAPERVLSLTLVMTSSGAQGLPAPSPALLELLARREAPSREVAIAQQADLLGALGSPEVADDRDQLLEQAARAYDRSFDPEGVQRQMLAILAEPSRVDLLNRLRVPTLVVHGTADPLLPVMHGVHVAAHIKGSELRLIPGLAHRFQEAFKEPLLAAVLPHLLAHRAEGHVAQL
- a CDS encoding DeoR/GlpR family DNA-binding transcription regulator, which gives rise to MNLGPRQQDILELARDRGYVSIDELAQAFAVTPQTIRRDINQLAEHGLLRRTHGGAAAEASSIQNTAYAMRAGQNRDEKQRIADAVAEYIPDHASLFINIGTTTEAIARALMGHKGLKVITNNLHVAAQLADKSDFEVLVAGGTVRSDGGIVGQAAVDFIHQFKVDYAVVGISGIDEDGSLLDFDYQEVRVSQAIIDNARQVFLAADSSKFGRNALVRLGSIALVDRLFTDHQPSPALSRLLAEHKVHLERV
- a CDS encoding TolC family outer membrane protein; translation: MSPRKALAGLLGIVALPVSAMDLAEAWNVYQIQGPTYLASVHERQAGQEYKELGKAGLLPSINATAYWKRVDGTSEQENLLGRSVESDLDYDSRGAVVELRQPLFNKQRMAEYRQGNQRTLFSDAVFDAKTQESAVSLASRYFAVLLALETIELAKVKLKNLEEQVQSAKRRFDLGDGTVIDVDQASARRDLARAELIEAEDNLLVARRLLQELLGVVPEQMSTLRTDFPTPPLEPPSLQDWLNDAKANNPAIIARRHSVDIADQEVKRASAGHWPTLDFVAAYNDTESDSVSTQDQHNKYGSVGVELRMPIFAGGATNAQVRQASANRELANDQLNSSREEVLSGTTREFRGVQSGEQRIRALEQAVISSERAQDSARKGFRAGTSTNLDILNAEEQAFIARRDLLEAKLRYLLSRLRLAASVGSLGGDDIQRANDYLGPSISMQQ
- the metR gene encoding transcriptional regulator MetR — its product is MLELRHLKTLHALREADSLVEAAERLHLTQSALSHQFKELEERLGMPLFVRKTKPVRFTSAGLRLLQLADSVLPQLRGAERDLARLAGGTAGRLHMAIECHSCFQWLMPTIDQFRDAWPEVELDLASGFSFAPLPALARGDLDLVVTSDPIDLAGITYVPLFTYEALLAVANQHPLASRPFVTPEDLESETLITYPIERDRLDIFTRFLEPADVEPAQVRTSELTVMMMQLVASGRGVCALPNWALHEYSSRGYVTARRLGEKGLYCTLHAAIRADMLDAPFMRDFLLTAKDTSFATLEGVSAAR
- a CDS encoding TetR family transcriptional regulator; its protein translation is MARRTKEEAEETRVQILDATERVFHEKGVSRASLAEIATAAGVSRGAIYWHFENKTDLFQAMLERIRLPLEELARASEREDEPDPLGRMHQLLVRLLKRVELDPQSRRIHEILRYKVEYTEELGDLHRRMREQSIECDQRIAKALSNAVSRGQLPAGLDCRLAAVSVHAYMEGIQTNWLLAPDGYSLADEAEILVDSLMDMLRLSPALRRHAP